The Pseudobythopirellula maris genome has a window encoding:
- a CDS encoding MinD/ParA family ATP-binding protein codes for MSRRRKPKRPAADPGDQAAHLRELMVAPAADEPLPLIAVVGGKGGVGASTLAWSLACALTEAGVRPVAVDAHPVQADLATIAGVAATDNADLLALLDETAHAEDLVTITPEGVRLLPGARGSEPRTPLDGAAADRLVAGLARLAGKADLAIVDTGPGLAPWSQRVCRRADLVLLVTTPDRLAVLDAYATAKRLHAQGQHAVQLVANRCRDAQHAAGVHRCVALACQQHLQAALALACSVMEGEATGRATPSGVAELAQGIRGWTAARATNRLALRGAA; via the coding sequence TTGAGCCGTCGCCGTAAACCGAAACGTCCCGCCGCCGATCCCGGCGACCAAGCCGCGCACCTGCGTGAGCTGATGGTCGCACCGGCGGCCGACGAGCCGCTGCCGCTGATCGCCGTGGTGGGCGGCAAGGGGGGCGTGGGCGCCTCGACGCTCGCCTGGTCGCTGGCCTGCGCATTGACCGAGGCGGGCGTCCGGCCTGTGGCGGTCGACGCCCACCCGGTGCAGGCCGACCTGGCCACGATCGCCGGGGTCGCCGCCACCGACAACGCCGACCTGCTCGCCTTGTTGGACGAGACCGCACACGCCGAAGACCTCGTGACGATCACCCCCGAGGGCGTGCGGCTGTTGCCGGGCGCCCGCGGCTCGGAGCCGAGAACGCCGCTCGACGGCGCGGCCGCCGACCGCTTGGTCGCCGGCCTCGCGAGGCTCGCCGGCAAGGCCGACCTGGCGATCGTCGACACCGGCCCCGGCCTGGCGCCCTGGTCGCAGCGGGTCTGCCGCCGGGCCGACCTCGTGCTGCTCGTCACGACGCCCGACCGGCTGGCGGTGCTCGACGCCTACGCGACCGCCAAACGCCTCCACGCCCAGGGCCAACACGCCGTGCAACTGGTGGCCAACCGCTGCCGCGACGCCCAGCACGCCGCGGGCGTGCACCGCTGCGTCGCGTTGGCGTGCCAGCAGCACCTGCAAGCAGCGCTCGCTTTGGCCTGCTCGGTGATGGAGGGCGAGGCCACGGGCCGCGCCACGCCGTCGGGCGTGGCCGAGCTGGCGCAAGGCATCCGCGGCTGGACCGCCGCGCGAGCGACCAATCGCCTCGCGCTCCGCGGCGCCGCCTGA
- a CDS encoding FliA/WhiG family RNA polymerase sigma factor has protein sequence MIELFKQYKADPGNKSLRNRLVENYIPLVKYNGERIWNRLPDGVELDDLISAGVFGLMDAINAFDLERGVKFETYCVPRIRGAMLDELRSMDWVPRLVRSKASKLNEGVKQLETKLGRSPTEIELAEKMEMSVPELEKMIREANAVGLISLNKKWYETDSYKDVREIDILEDKKGEDPTRRVQKSDLMRLVTKGLNRNERLIIILYYYEELTMKEIGATLDLSESRVSQMHSAIVQRLQNQLGRRRPEFGAV, from the coding sequence ATGATCGAGCTCTTCAAACAGTACAAAGCCGATCCGGGCAACAAGTCGCTCCGCAATCGGCTGGTGGAAAACTACATCCCGCTGGTCAAGTACAACGGCGAGCGGATCTGGAACCGCCTGCCAGACGGCGTCGAGCTCGACGACCTGATCTCGGCCGGTGTGTTCGGCCTGATGGACGCGATCAACGCCTTCGACCTCGAACGCGGCGTCAAGTTCGAGACCTACTGCGTCCCCCGCATCCGCGGCGCCATGCTCGACGAGCTGCGCAGCATGGACTGGGTGCCGCGTCTGGTCCGCTCCAAGGCGAGCAAGCTCAACGAGGGCGTCAAGCAGCTCGAGACCAAGCTAGGCCGCTCGCCCACCGAGATCGAACTGGCCGAGAAGATGGAGATGTCGGTCCCCGAACTCGAGAAGATGATCCGCGAGGCGAACGCCGTCGGCCTGATCAGCCTGAACAAGAAGTGGTACGAGACCGACAGCTACAAGGACGTCCGCGAGATCGACATCCTCGAGGACAAGAAGGGCGAGGACCCGACCAGGCGAGTCCAGAAGTCGGACCTGATGCGCCTCGTCACGAAGGGCCTCAACCGCAACGAGCGGCTCATCATCATCCTCTATTACTACGAGGAACTGACGATGAAGGAGATCGGCGCCACCTTGGACCTCTCCGAGAGCCGCGTGAGCCAGATGCACTCGGCCATCGTGCAGCGGTTGCAGAACCAGCTGGGCCGTCGTCGTCCGGAGTTCGGCGCCGTCTGA
- a CDS encoding flagellin — MLTVFTTGGQLTAFNNLSNAQDRLGDTTERLSTGLRINQGSDDPAGLFAAESIRGDLTVIGAERRSASAERYQLNLQQSGRQQATGVLQEVRGLVVEAAGDTSTPEQRMAIQTQIDSSLDALRQIENTTGVSFSADLEGLASGGSANAVDGDAAAAQEVVDNEIDALTAASAEAGAYEKYTLDVDEQLAQDREVVLARALSETVDADFAEESSNLTKNQILFQTAIKTFGVLDRTRGEAILELLG, encoded by the coding sequence ATGCTGACTGTTTTCACCACCGGCGGACAACTCACGGCCTTCAATAATCTGTCGAACGCCCAGGATCGCTTGGGGGATACCACCGAGCGGCTCTCGACCGGTCTGCGGATCAACCAAGGCAGCGACGACCCGGCGGGCTTGTTCGCCGCCGAGAGCATCCGCGGCGATCTGACGGTGATCGGCGCCGAGCGTCGCTCGGCGAGCGCGGAGCGTTACCAATTGAACCTGCAGCAGAGCGGCCGTCAGCAAGCGACCGGCGTGTTGCAAGAGGTCCGCGGCTTGGTGGTCGAGGCGGCCGGTGACACATCGACGCCCGAGCAACGCATGGCGATCCAAACGCAGATCGACTCGTCGCTCGACGCGCTGCGCCAAATCGAGAACACGACCGGCGTCTCCTTCTCGGCCGATTTGGAGGGGCTCGCCTCGGGCGGCTCGGCCAACGCGGTCGACGGCGACGCGGCCGCCGCCCAAGAGGTGGTCGACAACGAGATCGACGCACTGACCGCCGCCAGCGCCGAGGCGGGCGCCTACGAGAAGTACACGCTCGACGTTGACGAGCAACTGGCTCAAGACCGCGAGGTGGTCCTCGCGCGCGCCTTGAGCGAAACGGTCGACGCCGACTTCGCCGAAGAAAGCTCGAACCTCACCAAGAACCAGATCTTGTTCCAAACGGCGATCAAGACGTTCGGCGTCCTCGACCGCACCCGCGGCGAGGCGATCCTCGAGCTGCTGGGCTAA
- the hisA gene encoding 1-(5-phosphoribosyl)-5-[(5-phosphoribosylamino)methylideneamino]imidazole-4-carboxamide isomerase → MEIWPAIDLRGGNCVRLRQGDYEQETVFASEPAEVARRFQQEGAKRLHVVDLDGAREGTPVNLPAVQEILEAVNLTIELGGGIRDEQSISELLDFGVDRLVVGTSAIKHTDWFQEVVRKFPGKLVLGIDARDGRVATDGWLETSDLGAVELAQRFSDEPLAAIVYTDIATDGMMRGPNVEAMAEMQRAVSVPVVASGGVTTAQDVRELADAGLAACIIGRALYEGSLTMADAIAAAGDG, encoded by the coding sequence ATGGAAATCTGGCCTGCTATCGACCTGAGGGGGGGCAACTGTGTGCGCCTGCGTCAGGGCGACTACGAACAAGAAACCGTTTTCGCCTCGGAGCCGGCCGAGGTGGCCCGCCGCTTCCAGCAGGAAGGCGCCAAGCGGCTGCACGTGGTCGATCTCGACGGCGCCCGCGAGGGAACGCCCGTCAACCTGCCCGCCGTGCAGGAGATCCTCGAGGCGGTCAATCTCACGATCGAGCTGGGTGGCGGCATCCGCGACGAGCAATCGATCTCCGAGCTCCTCGACTTCGGCGTCGACCGGCTCGTGGTCGGCACCTCGGCGATCAAGCACACCGATTGGTTCCAGGAGGTGGTGCGCAAGTTCCCCGGCAAGCTCGTATTGGGCATCGACGCCCGCGACGGCCGCGTCGCTACCGACGGCTGGCTCGAGACCAGCGATCTGGGCGCCGTGGAACTCGCCCAGCGGTTCAGCGACGAGCCGCTCGCCGCGATCGTCTACACCGACATCGCTACCGACGGCATGATGCGTGGGCCCAACGTGGAGGCGATGGCCGAGATGCAGCGGGCGGTCAGTGTGCCGGTCGTCGCTTCGGGCGGCGTGACCACGGCCCAAGACGTGCGTGAGCTCGCCGACGCCGGCCTGGCGGCCTGCATCATCGGCCGGGCCTTGTACGAGGGTTCGCTCACGATGGCCGACGCCATCGCGGCGGCGGGCGACGGCTGA
- a CDS encoding serine/threonine-protein kinase, whose product MDQQASSNQPRASLETLRLVDEACDRYEALCREGPAPDLAPHLQAVPEGARDALRAELEAIRDAYRAATEDPGEGKTVAYKRTKRSTSGGLQIRCPHCENALELLADAPLEEITCDACGSNFSLVDQGDDERSMRPLQRIGRFDLVSRLGLGGFGSVWKAYDAELDRVVAVKIPRRGQLLPHEMELFFREARAAAQLAHPHIVPVHEVGRDGETIFIVSELIRGEPLSDRIKGRKHSPRETAELLAVVADALDYAHERGVVHRDLKPSNVMIDDGGRPYLMDFGLAKRETGEITMTVEGQVLGTPAYMSPEQAGGQVKWVDRRSDVYSLGVMLFQMLSGELPFRGTAQSQIQQRLVDEAPNLRRLDLRAPLDLATLTAKCMEREQSRRYATAREVADELRRYLRGEPIHARPLSPLARAGRWSRRNPALAGVAALTAVLAVAGPTAAVVINSQRAEIARQLAARDRTIVGFEEELDRSGAESARLRARLDAILAADPGAERELAGWRETLIEDFLDRRYDSLSQKYSDESLAPAERAEGNRALADLLVALNQASRAAPHLKAAAKAWEQMAVAGQGGAETRVALAATLYELAAIERDAGELKLAQAHYEKALALRNGLAAEAPESLELGIDRFESLLTARAQGLADSSAVRLEASDEQRKRVERLLDEPGADLQDAASLLLERR is encoded by the coding sequence TTGGACCAGCAAGCCTCATCAAACCAACCGAGGGCCTCGCTCGAGACGCTGCGGCTCGTCGACGAGGCGTGCGACCGCTACGAGGCGCTCTGCCGCGAGGGCCCGGCGCCCGATTTGGCGCCGCACCTTCAGGCCGTTCCCGAGGGCGCCCGCGACGCGCTGCGTGCGGAGCTCGAGGCGATCCGCGACGCCTACCGCGCCGCCACCGAAGACCCCGGCGAAGGGAAGACGGTCGCCTACAAACGGACCAAACGCTCGACGAGCGGCGGCTTGCAGATCCGCTGCCCCCACTGCGAGAACGCCCTCGAACTGCTGGCCGACGCCCCGCTCGAGGAGATCACCTGCGACGCCTGCGGCAGCAATTTTAGTCTCGTCGACCAGGGCGACGACGAACGCTCGATGCGGCCGCTGCAACGCATCGGTCGGTTCGACCTTGTCTCGCGTCTGGGGCTCGGCGGTTTCGGCTCGGTCTGGAAGGCGTACGACGCCGAGCTCGACCGCGTGGTGGCGGTCAAGATCCCACGCCGTGGCCAGCTGCTGCCGCACGAGATGGAGCTGTTCTTCCGCGAGGCGCGGGCAGCGGCCCAGCTCGCCCACCCGCACATCGTGCCGGTTCACGAGGTGGGACGCGACGGCGAGACGATCTTCATCGTCAGCGAGCTGATCCGCGGCGAGCCTTTGTCCGACCGCATCAAGGGCCGCAAGCACTCGCCCCGTGAGACGGCCGAGCTGCTCGCCGTGGTGGCCGACGCGCTCGACTACGCCCACGAGCGCGGCGTGGTGCATCGCGATCTGAAACCATCGAACGTGATGATCGACGATGGCGGCCGTCCCTACCTGATGGACTTCGGCTTGGCGAAACGCGAGACGGGCGAGATCACGATGACCGTCGAGGGCCAGGTCCTCGGCACGCCTGCCTACATGTCGCCCGAGCAGGCCGGCGGCCAAGTCAAATGGGTCGACCGCCGCAGCGATGTTTATTCGCTGGGCGTCATGCTGTTCCAGATGCTCTCGGGCGAGCTTCCGTTCCGCGGCACGGCGCAGAGCCAGATCCAGCAGCGGCTGGTCGACGAGGCGCCGAACCTGCGGAGGCTCGACCTGCGGGCGCCGCTCGACCTGGCGACGCTCACCGCCAAGTGCATGGAACGCGAGCAGAGCCGCCGTTACGCCACCGCCCGCGAAGTGGCCGACGAGCTGCGGCGGTATCTGCGCGGCGAGCCGATCCACGCCCGACCGCTCTCGCCGCTCGCGCGTGCCGGACGGTGGTCGCGACGCAACCCGGCTCTCGCCGGCGTGGCGGCGCTCACGGCGGTGCTTGCCGTAGCGGGTCCGACGGCCGCGGTGGTGATCAACTCGCAGCGCGCCGAGATCGCTAGGCAGCTCGCGGCGCGCGACCGCACGATCGTCGGCTTCGAGGAGGAACTCGACCGCAGCGGCGCCGAGAGCGCCCGGCTGCGGGCGCGGCTCGACGCGATCCTCGCCGCCGACCCCGGCGCCGAGCGTGAGCTGGCCGGCTGGCGCGAAACGCTGATCGAAGATTTTCTCGACCGGCGGTACGACTCGTTGTCGCAGAAGTATTCCGACGAGAGCCTGGCGCCCGCGGAGCGAGCGGAGGGCAATCGGGCGCTCGCCGACCTATTGGTCGCATTGAACCAAGCCTCGCGGGCAGCGCCGCACCTGAAGGCCGCGGCCAAGGCTTGGGAGCAAATGGCGGTGGCGGGGCAGGGGGGCGCCGAAACACGCGTCGCTCTGGCGGCAACGCTCTATGAGTTGGCGGCGATCGAGCGAGACGCCGGCGAACTTAAGCTGGCCCAAGCTCATTACGAGAAGGCGCTAGCCTTACGCAACGGGCTGGCGGCCGAGGCGCCGGAATCGCTCGAACTCGGGATCGATCGGTTTGAGTCGCTCCTCACGGCGCGTGCACAAGGCTTAGCTGACTCGTCGGCTGTTCGGCTGGAGGCTTCGGACGAGCAACGCAAGCGGGTTGAGCGGTTGCTGGACGAACCGGGCGCCGATCTGCAAGACGCGGCGAGCCTGCTCCTGGAACGCCGCTGA
- a CDS encoding DUF1559 domain-containing protein — MNRSASARRVRTRAFTLAELLTVVAIIAVLIALLLPAVQAAREAARRSHCQNNLKQQILAAHEHESAFGHLPAGARLHEKQKQDGLAWRVSLLPFVEEQALYDEIEPLENGGFRQKMTALTAPRGFLCPSWPKPPEDAQGPWSSYYGVAGAGATEEGNWSLEQFINGDVAIDGVLHAEGPTRLAEVTDGASHTLAIGEQYYLASLRRFSVGAIWLGAIDEEVATYAVRNIRWPINADHENFGYCRCDWEAPAGADRSILANDLFFGSAHPGGAHFALADGSVRFLSDGVEFDLYKAMATRNGGEALDR; from the coding sequence ATGAACCGCTCAGCTTCAGCGCGACGCGTCCGCACACGGGCATTCACCCTGGCGGAGCTGCTCACCGTCGTGGCGATCATCGCCGTGCTGATCGCGCTCTTGCTGCCTGCAGTGCAGGCAGCCCGCGAGGCGGCGAGACGGAGCCACTGCCAGAACAACCTCAAGCAGCAGATTTTGGCCGCACACGAGCACGAGTCGGCCTTCGGCCACCTGCCCGCCGGCGCCCGGTTGCATGAGAAGCAAAAGCAAGACGGACTCGCTTGGCGTGTGTCGCTCTTGCCGTTCGTCGAGGAGCAGGCGCTGTACGACGAGATCGAGCCGCTGGAGAATGGCGGCTTCCGCCAGAAGATGACCGCGCTGACCGCCCCCAGGGGTTTCCTCTGTCCCAGTTGGCCCAAGCCCCCCGAAGACGCCCAGGGCCCGTGGTCGAGTTATTACGGCGTGGCGGGCGCCGGGGCGACCGAAGAGGGGAACTGGAGCCTCGAACAGTTCATCAACGGCGATGTCGCCATCGACGGCGTGCTGCACGCCGAGGGGCCCACGCGGCTGGCCGAAGTGACCGACGGTGCGTCGCACACCCTGGCGATCGGCGAACAGTATTACTTGGCGTCATTGCGTCGGTTCAGCGTCGGGGCGATCTGGCTCGGCGCGATTGATGAGGAGGTCGCGACCTACGCCGTGCGCAACATCCGCTGGCCGATCAACGCCGACCACGAGAATTTCGGCTACTGCCGTTGCGACTGGGAGGCGCCCGCCGGCGCCGACCGCAGCATCCTGGCGAACGACCTCTTCTTCGGCAGCGCCCACCCCGGCGGCGCGCACTTCGCGCTGGCCGACGGCTCGGTGCGGTTCCTGAGCGATGGCGTCGAGTTCGACCTCTACAAGGCGATGGCGACCCGCAACGGCGGCGAGGCGCTCGACCGCTGA
- a CDS encoding PEP-CTERM sorting domain-containing protein translates to MASVLVALAAAYFAPCGALAVTTLYQENFDSLQLQPSVDEIFPFPRAFTHQAPPGWIRDASDVPGVNSPDVGVFEWEGWSFAHREFWTDVNKLPSGAPSGREEFHLGQGTIAVADPDSWNDLGDPANTLGFYNTFLTTPRLPLDVVESEEQLRLVFDSSWKGGCCDDGEEFDPNGNNQTGVIRVRTFDANNTFINDFEVLRWESDPANPPLPGEGIVKTDNFNERVYVDLLDLGGVSLSELVAAASTGGAASFEVEFGMEDAGDDGWWGVDNVEMAAYSLLLGDMNLSGDLDAGDIDDFALALLDFDAYRMKNYGEFPVTRGSLDGRFDFDDIDWFVGLMEGKGFSSVSQSLSYALAGVPEPSSGAIALVAIGAAGVRRRLGPRDR, encoded by the coding sequence ATGGCCAGCGTGCTAGTCGCGCTCGCGGCGGCGTATTTCGCGCCGTGCGGAGCGCTCGCGGTCACGACGTTGTATCAGGAGAATTTCGACAGCCTGCAACTGCAACCGTCCGTCGATGAAATCTTCCCATTCCCGAGGGCCTTCACCCACCAAGCGCCCCCCGGCTGGATACGTGACGCCTCCGACGTGCCCGGGGTGAACAGCCCCGACGTCGGCGTGTTCGAGTGGGAGGGGTGGTCGTTCGCGCATCGTGAATTCTGGACCGACGTGAACAAGCTCCCCAGCGGCGCCCCGAGCGGGCGTGAAGAGTTCCACCTCGGGCAGGGCACGATCGCGGTCGCCGACCCCGACTCGTGGAACGACCTGGGCGACCCGGCCAACACGCTCGGCTTCTACAACACGTTCCTCACCACGCCGCGGTTGCCGCTCGACGTTGTCGAGAGCGAGGAGCAGCTGCGGCTGGTGTTCGACAGCAGCTGGAAGGGGGGCTGCTGCGACGACGGCGAGGAGTTCGATCCCAACGGCAACAACCAGACCGGCGTCATCCGGGTGCGCACCTTCGACGCGAACAACACTTTCATCAACGACTTCGAGGTGTTGCGGTGGGAGTCGGACCCGGCGAACCCGCCCCTCCCCGGCGAGGGCATTGTCAAAACGGACAACTTCAACGAACGGGTCTACGTCGACCTGCTCGACCTGGGCGGCGTGTCGCTCAGCGAGCTCGTCGCGGCGGCCAGCACCGGCGGGGCGGCCTCGTTCGAGGTCGAGTTCGGCATGGAAGACGCCGGCGACGACGGCTGGTGGGGCGTCGACAACGTCGAGATGGCCGCCTACTCGCTGCTGCTGGGCGACATGAACCTGAGCGGCGACCTCGACGCGGGCGACATCGACGACTTCGCCCTCGCCCTGCTCGACTTCGACGCCTACCGCATGAAGAATTACGGCGAGTTCCCCGTCACGCGTGGCAGCCTGGACGGACGGTTCGACTTTGACGACATCGACTGGTTTGTCGGACTGATGGAGGGGAAAGGCTTTAGCAGTGTTTCGCAATCCTTGTCCTACGCTCTGGCCGGTGTGCCGGAACCAAGCAGCGGGGCGATCGCGCTGGTTGCGATCGGCGCAGCCGGCGTGCGGCGGCGGTTAGGACCCCGCGACCGATGA
- a CDS encoding ECF-type sigma factor, with protein sequence MTTRPHDSDQSMADTSKIDAHGSVTQWIADLKDGDDSTAQQELWNRYFSRLVAFARVKLGNAPRGAEDEEDVALSALESLFHGFERDRFPMLGDRGNLWSLLAKITARKAINQRAKQMAQKRGGGKAALRIGSAEESMAGVDPADDDLGPEFLVAMQEECQRLMSSLPDDTLRDIAQRKLEGCTNAEIASQLGVVERTVERKLGLIRTTWAPDLAV encoded by the coding sequence GTGACGACCCGACCGCACGACAGCGACCAGTCCATGGCCGACACGTCGAAGATCGACGCGCACGGATCGGTGACGCAGTGGATCGCCGATCTGAAGGACGGCGACGACAGCACGGCGCAGCAGGAGCTGTGGAATCGCTACTTCAGCCGCCTCGTGGCGTTCGCTCGGGTCAAACTGGGCAACGCCCCCCGCGGCGCCGAGGACGAGGAAGACGTAGCGCTCAGCGCCCTGGAGAGCTTGTTCCACGGCTTCGAGCGAGACCGTTTTCCGATGCTGGGCGACCGCGGCAACCTGTGGTCGCTGCTCGCCAAGATCACCGCCCGCAAGGCGATCAATCAGCGGGCCAAGCAGATGGCCCAGAAACGAGGCGGCGGCAAAGCCGCCCTCCGCATCGGCTCGGCCGAGGAGAGCATGGCCGGCGTCGACCCGGCCGACGACGACCTCGGCCCCGAGTTCCTCGTCGCGATGCAGGAAGAGTGCCAGCGGCTGATGTCGTCGCTGCCGGACGACACGCTCCGCGACATCGCGCAGCGCAAGCTCGAGGGCTGCACGAACGCCGAGATCGCCAGCCAGCTGGGCGTGGTCGAGCGGACGGTCGAGCGCAAGCTAGGCCTGATCCGCACCACTTGGGCGCCCGACTTGGCGGTTTGA
- a CDS encoding ABC transporter permease subunit, which translates to MFVGPVFTREAVTAPRRLPFFVYRALFVAALLGLALTAWQILLGAQQVSGPAALSRFGEAVFRLLTPLQLTVSVLFSALLSAAAVSQEKDKKTLILLLLTDLRNSELVLGRLLASLLTVLVVTLATLPFFLMMALLGGVSHAQIGRAMAIVVVSSLAAGSLGSTVALWREKTFQALAITALVLVTWVVGWEVVGAGAVGETIGPWRADRLAAVMSPWRALAEACEPRLGAASGSEIVPLGEADLRDGATGAVGGFIVAASLAVVALNLFAVLMVRVWNPSREARPQSPQSEPHSNPSESETRPHSGAQGWSADQDTIRPERDARVERAVAAVTSEAVTGAATGRSARVGEARGQQREVHAAPGAARQVWDNPILWRETRTWAYGKKVLVVKLAYVAIFVLCAVATAAATRDDTGGGAIPAAAQPMAPLLVVSLVLINALSVTSITNERDGKSLDLLLTTDLTPKELIFGKLGGVFWNAREMVVLPLALCAYLWWFGALTGWTASLLVVGLLVMDVFAAVLGLHAGMMYFSSRQAIGASIGTLLFLFIGVSTCMRMMLALSDSFESQLAPFLGFIFGGGVGLYAALGWRNPSSALALASFAAPFATFYAIVSFLIGDYSLVAAATVATFGFATAAMLVPALSEFDIATGAGPKES; encoded by the coding sequence TTGTTCGTCGGACCTGTATTCACGCGTGAGGCGGTCACCGCCCCACGTCGCCTGCCTTTCTTCGTCTACCGTGCGCTGTTCGTCGCCGCCCTGTTGGGGCTGGCGCTCACGGCGTGGCAAATTTTGCTCGGCGCACAGCAGGTGAGCGGCCCGGCCGCTCTGTCGCGGTTTGGCGAGGCGGTTTTTCGGCTGCTCACGCCGCTTCAGCTCACCGTCTCGGTCTTGTTTTCCGCGTTGCTCTCGGCCGCGGCCGTGTCGCAGGAGAAGGACAAGAAAACGCTGATCCTGCTGCTGCTCACCGACCTGCGAAACAGCGAATTGGTGCTCGGCCGGTTGCTCGCAAGCTTGCTCACCGTACTGGTGGTCACGCTCGCCACGCTGCCGTTCTTCCTGATGATGGCGCTCCTGGGGGGCGTGTCGCACGCCCAGATCGGCCGCGCGATGGCGATTGTCGTTGTCAGCTCGCTGGCGGCCGGCAGCCTCGGCTCCACGGTCGCGCTGTGGCGGGAAAAGACTTTCCAGGCTTTGGCGATCACGGCCTTGGTGCTCGTCACCTGGGTTGTCGGCTGGGAGGTCGTTGGCGCCGGCGCCGTGGGCGAGACGATCGGCCCCTGGCGCGCCGACCGGCTCGCGGCCGTCATGAGCCCGTGGCGCGCCTTGGCCGAGGCGTGCGAGCCGCGGCTCGGCGCGGCGTCGGGCTCCGAGATCGTTCCCTTGGGCGAGGCGGATTTGCGGGATGGCGCGACCGGCGCCGTGGGGGGATTCATCGTCGCGGCTTCGCTGGCGGTCGTTGCGCTCAACCTGTTCGCGGTCTTGATGGTGCGGGTCTGGAACCCATCACGCGAGGCCAGGCCGCAGTCGCCGCAGTCCGAGCCGCACTCGAACCCGTCCGAATCCGAAACGCGGCCGCACAGCGGAGCGCAAGGTTGGAGCGCGGACCAAGACACCATCCGGCCGGAGCGTGACGCGCGAGTGGAACGCGCCGTGGCGGCTGTCACGAGCGAAGCGGTTACGGGCGCCGCGACCGGCCGATCGGCCCGAGTGGGCGAGGCGCGCGGCCAACAGCGTGAGGTGCACGCCGCCCCCGGCGCCGCCCGCCAGGTGTGGGACAACCCGATCCTGTGGCGCGAGACACGCACCTGGGCTTACGGCAAGAAAGTGCTGGTGGTCAAGCTGGCGTACGTGGCGATCTTCGTTCTCTGCGCCGTCGCCACGGCCGCCGCGACGCGCGACGACACCGGCGGCGGGGCGATCCCCGCGGCCGCCCAGCCGATGGCCCCGCTGCTCGTGGTGAGCCTGGTGCTGATCAACGCGTTGTCGGTGACGTCGATCACGAACGAACGCGACGGCAAGTCGCTCGACTTGCTGCTGACCACCGACCTCACGCCCAAGGAGCTGATCTTCGGCAAGCTGGGCGGCGTGTTCTGGAACGCCCGCGAGATGGTCGTGCTGCCGCTCGCGTTGTGCGCGTACCTGTGGTGGTTCGGCGCCCTCACGGGCTGGACGGCGTCGTTGCTCGTCGTCGGCCTGCTGGTGATGGACGTCTTCGCGGCCGTCTTGGGCCTGCACGCCGGCATGATGTACTTCAGCAGCCGCCAGGCGATCGGGGCGAGTATCGGCACTTTGCTGTTCCTGTTCATTGGCGTTTCGACCTGCATGCGGATGATGCTGGCCTTGAGCGATTCGTTCGAGTCGCAGCTCGCGCCGTTCCTCGGTTTCATCTTCGGCGGCGGCGTGGGGCTCTACGCCGCGTTGGGGTGGCGCAACCCGTCCTCGGCGCTGGCGTTGGCGTCGTTCGCGGCGCCGTTCGCCACGTTCTACGCGATCGTCAGCTTCCTGATCGGCGACTACAGCCTCGTGGCGGCGGCCACGGTGGCGACCTTCGGCTTCGCCACCGCAGCGATGCTCGTGCCGGCGCTCTCGGAGTTCGATATCGCCACGGGCGCGGGGCCCAAAGAGTCCTGA